The Chrysiogenia bacterium region GCCCTGCAGACGGGGCACGCCTTCCGAACTTTTGGCGCCGACACGCTGGTGGGCGGCACGAGCGTGCTGGCCCTGGTGCGCGAGCTCGGGCCGGTGCTCGCGGCGCTCATGGTGACCGGCCGCGCGGGCTCGGCAATGGCCTCCGAGCTGGCCACCATGCGGGTAACCGAGCAGATCGACGCGCTCGATGTGATGGCAGCCGATCCGGTCAAGCTGCTCATCTGGCCGCGGCTGGCCGCGGGCGTCGTCATGGTTCCGGCGCTCACGGTGATTTTCAACTTCGTGGGCTCGGTGGGCAGTTACCTGGTGGCGACCTCCGTGCTCAACCTGGCGCCCGGCGAGTGGTGGAAGAACGTCTACGAACTCGTCGAGGTCGATGACGTGATGAAGGGTATCGTCAAGGCGGTGGTCTTCGGATTCATCATGGCCAGCGTGGGTTGCTACAAGGGATACTTCGCCCGCGGCGGCGCGCGCGGGGTGGGGCGGGCCACCACCGACAGCGTGGTCTACGCCTCGGTGCTCATTCTGATCAGCGACTACTTCATCACGGCCTACCAGCTCAACTTCGCGAACATGGGATAGGACGATGGCGGCACCAGAAAACGACGGCAGCAAGGGCCTCCCCATCGAACTCAAGGGGCTGCGCAAGAGCTTTGGTGAGCGCGCCATCCTCGACGGGATGAGCCTCTCGTGCGAGTCGGGCAGAACGACCGTCATTCTGGGCAAGAGCGGCGAGGGAAAGAGCGTTACCCTCAAGCACATCGTCGGCCTGCTCCAGCCCGATGCGGGCGAAGTGATGGTGGGCGGCACCAACATGGTGGGTCTTGCGCACAGCGAGCTCAACGAGATGCGCAAGAACTTCGGCATGGTCTTCCAGGACGCCGCGCTGCTCGACTCCCTCGATGTCTTTGAGAACATCGCCTTTCCCGTGCGCCTTCATACCAGCAAGGGCGAGGACGAGATCGAAGACCTGGTGCGAAGGCTCACCCGCATGGTCGGCCTGCACGAGGACTCCCTGCGCAAGCTCCCCTCGGAGCTCTCGGGCGGTATGAGAAAGCGCGTGGGCTTTGCGCGCGCCGTGGCGCTCGAACCCAAGGTGATTCTCTTCGACGAGCCGACCACGGGGCTCGACCCGATCATGACCGACGTGATCGATTCGCTGATGATCGAGGTGCAGGAAGAAGTGGGCTCGACCCACGTGGTGATCTCCCACGACCTGCGCGGCGCCTTCAAAGTCGGGCACAAGGTGGCCATGCTCTACGAGGGCAAGATCATCGAAGAGGGCACCCCCGATGAGTTCCAGGCCAGCACCAATCCGGCCGTGCGGCAGTTTCTCGAGGGCCGCAAAGACGGCCCGATTCAGGTCTGAGCCGCCTTGGGCCGCGGGGGCTGGCGAAGAGACCCCGAATTGGGTTAGACTTTCAGTGATTTCAGTGAATTAGGCAGGTCCGGGCCGCAGCGGCGCGGAAAAGTGATGGACGATCAAACGAAAACCAACGTGATGGTGGGCGGCTTCGCGATGCTGGTGCTGGCCATCATTGCCTACAGTGCGGTGCATCTGGGCCCCACCGGTTTTGGCGGCGGGCAGGAATACCGCTCGCTGGTGGTCTATGTCCCCTCGGCGGCCGGGCTCTTCGAGGAGTCCCCCGTGCGCGTTGCCGGCGTGCAGGTCGGTCTTATCGACAAGATCAGTCTCGAGCGCGGACAGGCCCGCGTCGAAGTGCGCGTGCGCGCCGATCTCGAAATGCACGAGAACGCCCGCGCCATGGTCAAGAGCAGCGGCCTGCTGGGCGATCGCTACATCGAGATCGACCCCGGCACGCCCGAGGGCGTGCTGCAGGAACAGGCCGGGCCGCCCGATGAGAAGAAGCCCCGCATCATCTACGCCGATGAGTCGGGCGACATCGAATCATTCACCCAGGACCTGGGGCGCACGGGCAAGAACCTCGAAGCCATCACCGACAACCTGCGCGCCGTGCTCGACAACCGCCCCGGCGGCAATCCCGAACTGGCGCAGACGCTCAAGGCGCTCGCAGAGCTGACCACCAACCTGGCACAGATCAGCATCGAGAACCGGCAGGACCTGCGCGAGCTTGTCTCCCATCTTCGCAACATCAGCGCGACTCTCGATCGTGAGACCCCGGCACTGGCCGGTGAGGTGCGGCAGCTCGTTCGCGAATTGAACGGCGTCGTCTCC contains the following coding sequences:
- a CDS encoding ATP-binding cassette domain-containing protein — encoded protein: MAAPENDGSKGLPIELKGLRKSFGERAILDGMSLSCESGRTTVILGKSGEGKSVTLKHIVGLLQPDAGEVMVGGTNMVGLAHSELNEMRKNFGMVFQDAALLDSLDVFENIAFPVRLHTSKGEDEIEDLVRRLTRMVGLHEDSLRKLPSELSGGMRKRVGFARAVALEPKVILFDEPTTGLDPIMTDVIDSLMIEVQEEVGSTHVVISHDLRGAFKVGHKVAMLYEGKIIEEGTPDEFQASTNPAVRQFLEGRKDGPIQV
- a CDS encoding ABC transporter permease, whose amino-acid sequence is MVLFFDALGAFLLARLEEVGRYFRLVWWAAIAPLRRPLHLKEVMQQMEFVGVQSTAIIALTGTFTGMVFALQTGHAFRTFGADTLVGGTSVLALVRELGPVLAALMVTGRAGSAMASELATMRVTEQIDALDVMAADPVKLLIWPRLAAGVVMVPALTVIFNFVGSVGSYLVATSVLNLAPGEWWKNVYELVEVDDVMKGIVKAVVFGFIMASVGCYKGYFARGGARGVGRATTDSVVYASVLILISDYFITAYQLNFANMG